One Nicotiana sylvestris chromosome 12, ASM39365v2, whole genome shotgun sequence genomic window carries:
- the LOC138883890 gene encoding uncharacterized protein: MVMPKAKAPLASPLPPYPQRLGNQKNENQFKKFIEMMKCLLINVPLVEALEQMLGYAKFMKDLETKKRSMDCETIKMTHQVSAIVHSMALKLEDPGAFTIPCTIGSANFAKALCDLGASINFMPYSVFKTLGIGQLRATSMRLQMADRIMKKPLGIIDDFLVRIDKFILHADFVILDYEVNMRC; this comes from the coding sequence ATGGtaatgcctaaagccaaggctcctttggcAAGTCCTCttccaccttaccctcaaagacttgGAAATCAGAAGAATGAAAACCAGTTcaagaagtttattgagatgatgaaatGTTTGTTGATCAATGTGCccttggtggaagctcttgagcaaatgctgggatatgccaagtttatgaaagacttggaaactaaaaagagatctatggattgtgagaccatcaaaatgactcatcaagtgagtgccattgtgCACTCTATGGCTctaaagcttgaagatcccggcgcatttaccattccatgtaccattgggagtgcgaatTTTGCAAAGGccttgtgtgatttgggagcaagtataAATTTTATGCCTTACTCCGTATTCAAAACCTTGGGTATTGGTCAACTGAGAGCTACttcaatgagattgcaaatggcggatagaataATGAAGAAGCcacttggtattattgatgatttTCTTGTTCGGATTGACAAGTTTATTTTGCATGCTGATTTTGTGATTCTCGACTACGAAGTCAATATGAGGTGCTGA